One genomic window of Clostridioides sp. ES-S-0054-01 includes the following:
- a CDS encoding YgeY family selenium metabolism-linked hydrolase, which yields MLNEIRKKQLTEVCQDLIRNASYSGQEENVVKAIEENFALLGFDSWSRDKYGNIVGCIKGNKPGKKILFDGHIDTVPVPDASKWSVPPFEGRIVDGKIYGRGTSDMKGQVSAMMAAVSYFAEDTNKDFEGELYVAGVVHEEIFEGVSAREISKAVQPDYVVIGESSELNLKIGQRGRGEIVVETFGKPAHSANPEKGVNAVYKMANVIQKIQQLVPPTHPVLGDGILVLTDIKSSPYPGASVVPDYCKATFDRRLLVGETREGVLAPIQALLDEMMKEDKELNAKVSYAVEKADCYTGNTIESERFFPGWLYDEEDEFVQAAYKGLKEAGIDSEITQYSFCTNGSHYAGEAGIRTIGFGPSKENLAHTIDEYIELDQLFKGAEGYYGILKSVYKK from the coding sequence ATGTTAAATGAAATAAGAAAAAAACAATTAACTGAAGTATGCCAAGATTTAATAAGAAATGCTAGTTATTCAGGTCAAGAAGAAAATGTAGTAAAAGCAATAGAAGAGAATTTTGCTTTGCTAGGTTTTGATAGCTGGTCGAGAGATAAATATGGAAATATAGTAGGATGTATAAAAGGAAACAAACCAGGTAAAAAAATATTATTTGATGGACATATAGACACAGTTCCAGTTCCAGATGCAAGTAAATGGAGCGTTCCTCCTTTTGAAGGAAGAATAGTAGATGGTAAAATATATGGTAGAGGAACTTCTGATATGAAGGGTCAAGTAAGTGCTATGATGGCGGCTGTTTCATACTTTGCAGAAGATACTAACAAAGATTTTGAAGGTGAATTATACGTAGCAGGTGTTGTTCACGAAGAAATATTTGAAGGAGTTTCAGCTAGAGAAATAAGTAAGGCTGTTCAACCTGATTATGTTGTAATAGGTGAATCTTCAGAATTAAATTTAAAAATTGGTCAAAGAGGTAGAGGAGAAATAGTAGTAGAGACTTTTGGTAAACCAGCTCACTCTGCTAATCCAGAAAAAGGTGTAAATGCAGTTTACAAAATGGCTAATGTAATCCAAAAGATACAACAATTAGTACCTCCAACTCATCCAGTTTTAGGTGATGGAATACTAGTTTTAACAGATATAAAATCTTCTCCATATCCAGGAGCTTCAGTAGTGCCAGATTACTGTAAAGCTACTTTTGATAGAAGATTATTAGTTGGAGAAACAAGAGAAGGAGTATTAGCTCCAATACAAGCATTGTTAGATGAAATGATGAAAGAAGATAAAGAATTAAATGCAAAAGTTTCTTATGCAGTTGAAAAAGCTGATTGTTACACAGGAAATACTATAGAGAGTGAAAGATTCTTCCCAGGTTGGTTATATGATGAAGAAGATGAATTTGTTCAAGCAGCATATAAAGGATTAAAAGAAGCTGGAATAGATTCAGAAATAACTCAATACTCATTCTGTACAAATGGAAGCCACTATGCAGGTGAGGCTGGAATAAGAACTATAGGATTTGGTCCTTCTAAAGAAAATCTTGCTCATACAATAGATGAGTATATAGAATTAGACCAATTGTTTAAAGGTGCAGAAGGATACTATGGTATATTAAAATCAGTTTATAAAAAATAA
- the dpaL gene encoding diaminopropionate ammonia-lyase, which yields MREIKWKLNNLPKSEEKEKGIEFLKDEEIAKAKAFHESFPQYEKTPLVKLDNLAKSLGVSGIYVKDESYRFGLNAFKVLGGSYSMGRYLAQRLDTDISELGYDKLTSKEIKEKLGEITFFTATDGNHGRGVAWTANKLGQKSVVLMPKGSSEFRLNKIKGEGADASITDLNYDDAVRLANDYAEADDHGVMVQDTAWDGYEEIPAWIMQGYGTMAKEAIEQLKEHGVDRPTHVFVQAGVGSLAGAVQGYIASIYDECPITVVVEADEADCYYKSAEAGDGKPRFVGGDMPTIMAGLACGEPNTIGFEVLKNYSSAFVSAPDWVSAKGMRILGNPLRGDEKVISGESGAVTTGALVSILESEDLKDLREALKLDENSKVLLISTEGDTDPDKYRDIVWNGECQSK from the coding sequence ATGAGAGAAATAAAATGGAAATTAAATAACTTACCTAAATCAGAGGAAAAAGAAAAAGGGATTGAATTTTTAAAAGATGAAGAAATTGCAAAGGCTAAAGCTTTCCATGAGAGCTTTCCACAATATGAAAAAACTCCTTTAGTTAAATTAGATAACTTAGCAAAATCACTAGGAGTAAGCGGAATATATGTTAAAGATGAGTCTTATAGATTTGGATTAAACGCATTTAAAGTTTTAGGGGGTTCTTACTCTATGGGTAGATACCTAGCTCAAAGATTAGATACAGATATATCGGAGTTAGGATATGATAAATTAACTTCAAAAGAAATAAAAGAAAAGTTAGGAGAAATAACTTTCTTTACAGCTACAGATGGAAATCACGGTAGAGGAGTTGCTTGGACAGCCAATAAATTAGGTCAAAAATCTGTTGTATTAATGCCAAAAGGTTCTTCTGAATTTAGATTAAATAAAATCAAAGGAGAAGGAGCAGATGCTAGTATAACAGACTTAAACTATGATGATGCAGTAAGATTAGCTAATGATTATGCAGAAGCTGATGACCATGGAGTAATGGTTCAAGATACAGCATGGGACGGATATGAAGAAATACCAGCATGGATAATGCAAGGATATGGAACTATGGCTAAAGAAGCTATAGAGCAATTAAAAGAACATGGAGTAGATAGACCAACACACGTATTTGTGCAAGCAGGAGTTGGTTCACTTGCTGGTGCAGTCCAAGGGTATATTGCTTCAATATATGATGAATGCCCAATAACAGTAGTAGTAGAGGCTGATGAAGCTGACTGTTACTATAAATCAGCAGAAGCAGGAGATGGAAAGCCAAGATTTGTTGGAGGAGATATGCCAACTATAATGGCAGGGCTTGCTTGTGGAGAGCCAAATACTATAGGGTTTGAAGTGTTAAAAAATTATTCATCAGCATTCGTTTCAGCACCAGACTGGGTGTCTGCTAAAGGTATGAGAATACTAGGAAATCCTTTAAGAGGAGATGAGAAAGTAATATCTGGAGAATCTGGAGCAGTTACAACTGGAGCATTAGTTTCAATTCTTGAAAGTGAAGATTTAAAAGATTTAAGAGAAGCTTTAAAACTAGATGAGAACTCTAAAGTATTATTAATAAGTACAGAAGGAGACACTGACCCTGACAAATATAGAGATATAGTTTGGAATGGTGAGTGCCAAAGTAAATAA
- a CDS encoding DUF3139 domain-containing protein produces MKKYRVVLLVLIIGFTGFFVYDKYFKPWNEAEKRINKYMVEQGVSKDNISKIIKEKAKKASYEGILYKVFYKDDSQYEYQYFYSDDYYALRVNKVLLQIYDSSDGHELTDVKKLKNLKYPPIYLDK; encoded by the coding sequence ATGAAAAAATATCGAGTTGTTTTACTAGTATTAATTATAGGATTTACGGGATTTTTTGTATATGATAAATACTTTAAACCTTGGAATGAAGCTGAAAAACGTATTAATAAATACATGGTAGAACAGGGCGTTTCAAAAGATAATATAAGTAAAATTATAAAAGAAAAAGCAAAAAAGGCAAGTTACGAGGGTATCCTTTATAAGGTATTTTATAAGGATGATTCTCAATATGAATATCAATATTTTTATAGTGATGATTATTATGCTTTACGCGTAAACAAGGTTTTATTACAAATATATGACTCAAGTGATGGTCATGAACTGACGGATGTTAAGAAACTTAAGAATTTAAAATATCCTCCAATTTACTTGGATAAATAA
- a CDS encoding sigma 54-interacting transcriptional regulator: protein MLSKLKEFQQEMIKYTETVASVLDVDIEIVDDRLIRISGTGLYKSKINESVVTEGFIYDKVIQTGQELVVLDICDNQLCIECSHYMKCLNKVIIAVPIKYNNRTIGVIGAISTDKTKKIEISEKIDNYLKFVNHICDLISMKIEEHEASKNSSRKMDMMIEIIENVEKGVIILDINSKISYINNIALKKLDIEKEIRENIVNIVSVESSSNGHELLEIDIDNKIYNINAKIIPVYPYINQYDKIIIFDKTYINHKGHGKVNSGWGNSDIDSIIGNSEAMVKVKERTKKLAKSNSTVLITGESGTGKELIARAIHAEGSRWNKPFIAINCAAIPENLLESELFGYIKGAFSGANSGGKVGKFELANEGVIFLDEMGDLSMPLQAKLLRVLQERKFARIGSNKLIDLDIRVIAATNKNLLKLVNEGKFRDDLYYRLNVIPINLPPLRERKDDIEAIMMKFASKYSLELGIQLNKIEENVMNMLINYNWPGNIRELENAVEYMMNLVGDDGIIYKDMLPLDILNYYNINGNVCKSTNVTFEDDIVEGIVENQEKILSIKELEFTYINKLLNKYGRDTKTKKKIAKDLGIGLATLYRKLEEDQQ, encoded by the coding sequence ATGTTAAGTAAATTAAAAGAATTTCAACAAGAAATGATAAAATACACTGAAACAGTAGCTAGTGTGTTAGATGTAGATATTGAAATAGTTGATGATAGATTAATAAGAATTAGTGGCACAGGTCTATATAAATCAAAGATAAATGAAAGCGTTGTTACAGAGGGCTTTATTTATGATAAAGTTATACAGACAGGTCAGGAATTAGTCGTATTAGATATATGCGACAATCAGCTTTGTATAGAATGTTCCCATTACATGAAATGCTTAAATAAAGTAATAATAGCAGTTCCAATAAAGTATAATAATCGAACTATAGGAGTAATTGGTGCTATTAGTACAGATAAAACTAAAAAAATAGAAATAAGTGAAAAAATAGATAATTATTTAAAATTTGTCAATCATATATGTGATTTAATTTCTATGAAGATAGAAGAACATGAAGCGTCAAAAAATAGTAGTAGAAAAATGGATATGATGATAGAAATAATTGAAAATGTTGAAAAAGGCGTTATAATACTGGACATAAATAGCAAAATATCTTACATAAACAATATTGCTTTAAAAAAATTGGATATTGAGAAAGAGATAAGAGAAAATATAGTAAATATAGTATCTGTTGAATCCTCCTCAAATGGACATGAACTATTAGAAATTGATATTGATAACAAGATTTATAATATAAATGCCAAAATAATTCCTGTATATCCATATATAAATCAATATGACAAAATAATAATATTTGATAAGACATATATCAATCATAAAGGACATGGAAAAGTTAATAGTGGATGGGGAAATAGTGATATAGATTCTATAATTGGAAATTCAGAAGCAATGGTAAAAGTAAAAGAGAGAACTAAGAAATTAGCGAAATCAAATTCAACTGTTCTTATAACTGGAGAAAGTGGGACTGGTAAAGAGTTAATTGCTAGAGCCATACATGCTGAAGGTAGTAGGTGGAATAAGCCATTTATTGCTATAAACTGTGCCGCTATCCCAGAAAACCTACTTGAAAGTGAATTATTTGGCTATATAAAGGGAGCATTTAGTGGAGCTAATAGTGGAGGTAAAGTAGGTAAATTTGAACTTGCAAATGAAGGTGTTATATTTCTTGATGAAATGGGCGATTTATCAATGCCTCTACAAGCAAAGTTACTTAGAGTTTTACAAGAGCGAAAATTTGCGAGAATTGGGTCAAATAAACTTATAGATTTAGATATAAGAGTGATTGCTGCTACAAATAAAAATTTATTGAAATTAGTAAATGAGGGTAAGTTTAGAGATGATTTATACTATAGATTAAATGTAATTCCTATAAATTTGCCACCTCTTAGGGAAAGAAAAGATGATATTGAAGCAATAATGATGAAGTTTGCTTCTAAATATTCTTTAGAATTAGGTATTCAATTGAATAAAATAGAAGAAAATGTAATGAATATGTTGATTAACTATAATTGGCCGGGAAATATAAGAGAACTGGAAAATGCAGTTGAATATATGATGAATTTAGTTGGAGATGATGGAATAATATACAAAGATATGCTTCCGTTAGATATCTTGAACTATTATAATATTAATGGAAATGTATGTAAGAGTACAAATGTAACATTTGAAGATGATATAGTTGAAGGGATAGTAGAAAATCAAGAAAAGATACTTTCAATTAAAGAATTAGAGTTTACTTATATAAATAAGTTGTTGAATAAATACGGAAGAGATACAAAGACGAAGAAGAAAATAGCAAAAGACTTGGGTATAGGTTTGGCTACATTATATAGAAAATTGGAAGAAGATCAACAATAA
- a CDS encoding RidA family protein, producing the protein MSKVVIATEKAPGAIGPYSQAIQVGNIVSTSGQLPIDMKTGELVSDPKEATKASLDNVKAILEQAGTSMDKIFKTTVFVKDLKDFNDINEVYATYFKENPPARSCVQVAQLPKDAVLEIEAMAVL; encoded by the coding sequence ATGTCAAAAGTAGTAATAGCTACAGAGAAAGCTCCAGGAGCAATTGGACCATATTCTCAAGCGATTCAAGTTGGAAATATAGTTTCTACATCAGGTCAACTTCCAATAGATATGAAGACTGGTGAGTTAGTATCTGACCCAAAAGAAGCAACAAAAGCTTCTTTAGATAATGTAAAAGCAATATTAGAACAAGCTGGTACAAGTATGGATAAAATATTTAAGACTACAGTATTTGTAAAAGATTTAAAGGATTTTAATGATATTAATGAAGTGTATGCTACATATTTTAAAGAAAATCCACCAGCAAGATCATGTGTACAAGTTGCTCAATTACCAAAAGATGCAGTTTTAGAAATTGAAGCAATGGCAGTACTATAA